The stretch of DNA TGACCGCCAGCGACTCGTAGACGGCGTAGAGCGCGATGTACGTGGCGGCGGCGGAGGCGCCCGCGGGGTCGAGGGCGTCGGCGGGATTGCCGATGGCCACCACGCGAACGCGGCGGGTGGCCGGCCCCCGCTCGTCGGAACCGCAGGCCGACAGGACGGATGCGGCGCCGAGCATCGACGCCGCGATCGCGGCGGAGGACAGGAAGGTACGGCGGTTCATGGATCTCCCGGGGTAGGGGTGGGTGGTCACGCGGGGTAGGGGTGGGTGGTCATGCGGGGTAGGGGTGGGTGGTCACGCGGGACTGGGGCGGGCGGTCACGCGGTGAGGCCCGCGTCGACGGCGAAGAGGTCCTGGTCGCACCAGAGGGCGGCGGCCTGACCGGCCGCGACGGCCTGCGAGATGAAGGTGAGCGGCACGTCTTGCGTTCGGATGCGCGCGATGTCGCCCGCCGCGTAGACGCCGGGCACGCTCGTACGGTGCGCGGAGTCCACGAGGATGCAGGCGCCGTCGGTCTCGCAACCGATGTCGTGAACGAACTCGGCGCCGATCTCGAACCGGGGAACGTGATAGCCGACGTCGACGCGGAGCGGATCGGTGCCGTCGAGTTGCACGACAAGGTCGCCGCGGATGCCGGACACCTCGGTGACCGGGGCGTCGACGACGGCGACGCCGTGTCGGTCGAGACGCTCGCGCAGGGCATCCGGTACGTCGTCGCCGTTCGCGCAGAGCACGACGTCGTCGCTGAAGTGCGTGCGCACGTACAACGCCTGCATCGCGGGTTGGACGGGGATCGTCGGGCGCTCGGAGAGGACTGCGATCCGAGCGCCGAGGGTTTCGAATCCGTGGCAGAACGGACAGTGGACCACCGCGTCGCCGAACCGCTCGGCCAATCCGGGGATCTGTGACGGTGCGTCTCGTTGTCCGGCCGCGACGACGATCGCCCGCGCCGATGTCGACCGGTGGCCGCTGACGATGTCGAACCGGCCGGAATCGGCTGACCGGGAGATCGCGGCCACCGTCTCCGCGTGGACCGAGACGTTGGTGTGCGCGGCGAGTTCGCGTCGTCCACGAGTGCGGATGTCGTCGGGC from Gordonia humi encodes:
- a CDS encoding NAD(P)/FAD-dependent oxidoreductase, which produces MSNSEYDTEYVDVAVIGGGPAGLSAALVLGRQQRSVALFDDGRYRNSAATESHMYLGSDGASPDDIRTRGRRELAAHTNVSVHAETVAAISRSADSGRFDIVSGHRSTSARAIVVAAGQRDAPSQIPGLAERFGDAVVHCPFCHGFETLGARIAVLSERPTIPVQPAMQALYVRTHFSDDVVLCANGDDVPDALRERLDRHGVAVVDAPVTEVSGIRGDLVVQLDGTDPLRVDVGYHVPRFEIGAEFVHDIGCETDGACILVDSAHRTSVPGVYAAGDIARIRTQDVPLTFISQAVAAGQAAALWCDQDLFAVDAGLTA